In Penicillium psychrofluorescens genome assembly, chromosome: 5, a single window of DNA contains:
- a CDS encoding uncharacterized protein (ID:PFLUO_007439-T1.cds;~source:funannotate), which translates to MPYPRPVSPISLETCPPPASDIDLDGVLGSDDELDDDARAAKYRRIERLAESHLQGKPLFILSASLRGPFDKDWVNPWRKNRKVGTSTGSTKGQNADRVVQETDLRHPRHREDLSVDSRLSRPSAVVLPSPSAQRRRSSSHSKSDRKTPTTVLRKGERQVPLSPGKSRQASVDEADEPSFAVPSAPDWLKKDRQRMNFLKFDPPSSPTTKAASRKAEDKRRRPELSPSRLRTPRAIPMDIQPQNNPPDTSVHSTRPAANVPQQPSASAKDAPQDPSLRVVSSSSQLPRFEYRRWRHKCSQSVQPKSPSRLDTADKLPRVDSISEDQDTNTAVSYHVEEPPMPSMDEGHKSLRLVDDTGVSKGDTAQPPISTEENSCENLPSAQEVPAPPGVSDRITSLHSTMVRKVNTEYGQDNSPGTQLSTQAALLHAQRSFQDDLESPGSNDQTSPGRKRPASRSPSNSPHLYHTTPFARIEASHQAGLAQTSNALNEDKPSAMSTQCMIDAATPYTFSTVKKPRMYRAGSQTNPASAPAPAAPPPNDFESGYQIAHTSTGGGSPRLTGQQSNRPLALRSGTQATSLPFTLSGSTPATAQDGQGVHPESFNLSQAIAEAGSWLQQSFDLMREPSRQPSQAGKAPSSGDAHSSALDLDLAH; encoded by the coding sequence ATGCCATACCCGCGGCCGGTCTCCCCGATCAGCCTCGAAACCTGCCCCCCACCGGCTTCTGACATAGACCTCGACGGCGTGCTGGGCTCCGACgatgagctggacgatgatgCCCGGGCTGCAAAGTATCGGAGGATCGAGAGGCTGGCCGAATCCCACCTGCAGGGCAAACCGCTCTTCATTCTCTCCGCATCTCTTCGCGGACCCTTTGACAAGGACTGGGTGAACCcatggaggaagaacaggaaGGTTGGGACAAGCACAGGTTCTACAAAGGGGCAGAATGCAGACCGCGTGGTACAAGAAACAGACTTGCGGCACCCCAGACACCGCGAGGATTTGTCGGTCGATTCACGACTGTCCCGACCGTCTGCTGTCGTACTACCGAGTCCCTCAGCACAAAGAAGACGCTCTTCATCGCATTCCAAATCCGATCGAAAGACACCTACCACCGTATTACGCAAAGGGGAGAGACAGGTCCCGCTCTCACCCGGCAAATCGAGACAAGCATCGGTGGACGAAGCCGATGAACCGTCCTTTGCTGTCCCATCGGCGCCGGACTGGCTAAAGAAGGACCGCCAGCGAATGAACTTTTTAAAGTTTGACCCGCCTAGTTCTCCAACAACCAAGGCTGCTTCGCGGAAAGCAGAGGACAAGCGTCGTCGGCCTGAATTGTCTCCATCTCGCTTGCGAACCCCTAGGGCGATACCCATGGACATACAACCGCAGAACAATCCTCCAGACACATCAGTACATTCAACTCGACCCGCTGCAAATGTCCCCCAACAACCTTCAGCGTCTGCTAAGGATGCACCCCAAGATCCGTCGCTCCGAGTTGTCTCTTCGTCGTCTCAGTTACCTCGATTTGAGTATCGTCGATGGCGCCACAAATGCAGTCAATCAGTCCAGCCAAAGTCTCCTAGCAGGTTGGATACTGCAGATAAACTTCCTCGCGTGGACTCCATCTCCGAAGACCAAGATACGAACACTGCTGTTTCCTATCACGTAGAAGAGCCTCCCATGCCTAGCATGGATGAGGGACACAAAAGTCTTCGGCTCGTTGATGACACAGGTGTCTCCAAGGGGGACACCGCGCAACCACCAATCTCAACCGAAGAGAATTCTTGTGAAAACCTGCCTTCCGCGCAGGAAGTACCAGCACCCCCCGGTGTATCAGACCGCATTACATCATTGCATTCGACGATGGTGCGCAAGGTTAATACCGAATATGGCCAGGATAACAGTCCAGGAACTCAACTTTCGACGCAAGCCGCTCTGCTCCACGCGCAGAGGTCGTTCCAAGATGACCTGGAGAGCCCTGGTTCAAACGACCAAACTTCACCAGGCCGGAAACGCCCTGCCTCGCGGTCACCCAGCAACTCACCTCATCTCTACCATACCACCCCTTTTGCCCGGATCGAAGCTTCACATCAAGCTGGACTGGCTCAAACCTCCAATGCTCTTAACGAGGATAAACCTTCGGCCATGAGCACGCAATGCATGATCGATGCAGCCACTCCTTATACCTTCAGCACAGTCAAGAAGCCCAGGATGTACCGAGCAGGGTCACAAACAAACCCGGCTAGTGCCCCCGCACCTGCAGCTCCGCCTCCCAATGACTTCGAGAGTGGCTATCAGATTGCGCACACCAGTACAGGAGGAGGTAGCCCGCGGTTGACAGGCCAGCAGTCAAACCGTCCATTGGCGCTTCGATCGGGCACGCAAGCAACCTCATTACCGTTTACCCTGAGCGGGTCCACGCCTGCCACTGCGCAGGATGGGCAGGGAGTACATCCCGAGAGCTTTAACTTGAGCCAGGCAATAGCAGAGGCCGGGAGCTGGCTCCAGCAGAGCTTTGATCTCATGAGAGAGCCGTCGAGACAGCCGAGCCAAGCTGGGAAAGCACCATCCTCGGGCGATGCACATTCGTCTGCGCTGGATTTGGACCTGGCGCACTAG
- a CDS encoding uncharacterized protein (ID:PFLUO_007440-T1.cds;~source:funannotate) yields MALTSWKAFNFIEVSPVKLPEESTSVFGSDLASLCTGSANLFLGTTDGFVHIVSSAFRVLRSFKAYDAGSITHMKQIGGTSLLVTIAEDLSNDPVMKVWALDTEKKGGGPRCLSTVSVQNARRQFPISAFATVEDLSQVAIGFANGSVSIIRGDFIHDRGARQRIVFESEEPITGLEIQNGAITTLYISTTSRILTQVIAGRGQGQPARVLEDSGCAVRCMTLDKEGGVILIAREDAIYTYGARGRGPSYAFESPKTSINAFQDYVALVCPPKAGSSKTDPLRRYGVNPADEIFGSTTFTLLDTDLKFIAHSESLASPMKHIFIEWGDLFLLTSDGKIFRYREKTLQQKLEILYERNLYILAINLAQKIGIDALQQNAIYRKYGDFLYQRGDYDTAMQQYLRAIGNTEPSQVIRKYLDTQRIHNLIEYLEELHDHGRATVDHTTLLLNCYAKLKDTSKLDSFIKAPGELKFDLETAIAMCRQGGYYEQAAYLATKHGENDMVVDILIEDSKKYAEAVEYIWRLDPEVAYHNLMKYARVLMAHCPERITELFKAYYTGHYQPRTEVELPLEPQAQPTSTVQSLAAFLPLRYMTVGTSTPSQAQASETAATEEQIATPAPDYEVPRPRTAFSAFVDHPQEFIDFLETLVQQPDLKEESKVDLFTTLFEMYLDTANSKKDATEKQEWENKAKKLIEGKDIPISTSSVLLLSDLSNFREGSTLVREQEGLRLDIFRSFTAAKDTQGAIKALRRYGPDEPQLYIDALTYFASSPQILEEAGDELDAVLRRIDEDGLLSPLQVIQALSNNAVVSMGRVKKYLSENIDRERKDINNNRRLITSYKSETSTKQKELESLSTQPVVFQSRRCQACGGSLDLPAVHFLCKHSFHERCLNKIDDDAQCPVCAPTNDTLRAIRQRQVESADQHDLFRGELSRSRDGFGVVSEFFGRGVMRAQSTMER; encoded by the exons ATGGCCTTGACATCA TGGAAAGCATTCAACTTCATCGAGGTATCCCCGGTCAAGCTACCGGAGGAGAGCACCTCCGTCTTCGGT AGCGATCTTGCCAGTCTATGCACCGGGTCTGCTAATCTGTTCCTCGGCACCACCGATGGGTTCGTTCACATCGTCTCGTCGGCCTTCCGGGTTCTCCGATCGTTCAAGGCCTACGATGCCGGCTCCATTACGCACATGAAGCAGATCGGCGGGACGTCGTTACTAGTCACCATCGCAGAGGATCTGTCGAATGATCCAGTTATGAAAGTCTGGGCGCTGGACacagagaagaagggtggtGGGCCGCGGTGCTTGTCGACGGTGTCAGTGCAGAATGCTAGAAGGCAGTTTCCG ATTTCTGCCTTTGCGACTGTCGAGGATCTTTCACAGGTGGCAATCGGGTTTGCGAACGGGTCGGTGTCGATTATCCGGGGCGACTTCATTCACGACCGTGGCGCGCGACAGCGGATTGTGTTTGAGTCGGAAGAGCCAATCACGGGGCTCGAGATCCAGAATGGCGCTATCACCACGCTGTACATCTCGACGACGAGTCGGATCTTAACTCAGGTCATCGCGGGGAGAGGCCAGGGCCAACCGGCGCGCGTCCTAGAGGATTCGGGCTGCGCGGTGCGCTGCATGACGCTGGACAAGGAAGGCGGGGTTATTCTGATTGCTAGAGAGGACGCCATATACACCTACGGCGCACGGGGTCGGGGTCCGAGTTATGCCTTTGAAAGCCCGAAGACATCCATCAATGCCTTCCAAGACTACGTGGCACTGGTCTGTCCGCCCAAGGCTGGATCTTCAAAGACGGACCCTCTGCGGAGATATGGCGTCAATCCTGCGGATGAGATCTTCGGGTCGACCACGTTCACCTTGCTTGATACCGATCTCAAGTTCATTGCGCACAGTGAATCGTTGGCCTCGCCGATGAAACACATCTTTATTGAATGGGGCGATCTATTCTTGCTTACGTCTGATGGAAAGATCTTCCGGTACCGAGAAAAGACACTTCAACAGAAGCTGGAAATCCTCTACGAGCGCAACCTCTACATCCTGGCCATTAATCTTGCTCAAAAGATCGGCATTGACGCCCTGCAGCAGAATGCAATCTATCGAAAATATGGCGACTTTCTGTATCAAAGAGGTGACTACGACACTGCCATGCAGCAGTATCTTCGGGCCATTGGCAACACTGAACCGTCTCAGGTTATTCGCAAG TATCTGGATACGCAGCGCATCCACAATCTAATCGAGTACCTGGAAGAATTACACGATCATGGCCGTGCCACGGTCGACCACACCACGCTTCTGTTGAATTGCTATGCCAAGTTGAAGGACACGAGCAAGTTGGACTCATTTATCAAGGCTCCTGGCGAGCTGAAATTTGATCTGGAAACTGCTATCGCCATGTGTCGCCAGGGCGGATACTATGAGCAGGCAGCCTACCTGGCTACGAAGCATGGCGAAAACGACATGGTCGTTGATATCTTGATCGAGGATTCGAAGAAATATGCTGAAGCGGTTGAATATATCTGGCGACTAGACCCAGAAGTG GCCTATCACAATCTGATGAAATATGCCCGGGTGTTAATGGCCCATTGCCCCGAGAGAATCACAGAACTCTTCAAAGCTTATTACACCGGCCATTATCAGCCACGCACAGAGGTGGAATTGCCTCTTGAGCCCCAGGCCCAACCAACTAGTACAGTCCAAAGTCTTGCGGCTTTCCTTCCGCTCCGATATATGACCGTCGGAACTAGCACGCCGTCTCAGGCCCAAGCATCCGAAACAGCGGCGACGGAAGAGCAAATTGCAACGCCAGCACCGGACTACGAAGTCCCGAGGCCGCGGACGGCCTTCTCTGCGTTTGTAGATCATCCGCAGGAATTCATCGATTTCCTGGAAACCCTTGTGCAGCAGCCTGATCTGAAGGAAGAGTCTAAAGTGGATCTCTTCACAACACTGTTTGAGATGTACCTAGACACAGCCAAcagcaagaaggatgccACCGAGAAGCAAGAATGGGAAAACAAGGCCAAAAAGCTGATCGAGGGCAAAGAT ATCCCCATCTCAACATCCAGCGTCCTACTCCTCTCCGACTTGTCCAACTTCCGAGAAGGCTCCACTCTTGTTCGCGAGCAGGAAGGTCTACGTCTGGACATCTTCCGCTCTTTCACAGCTGCCAAGGATACCCAAGGGGCCATCAAGGCATTACGACGGTATGGGCCTGATGAGCCCCAGCTCTACATTGACGCTTTGACGTACTTTGCTTCGAGCCCCCAGATCCTGGAGGAAGCGGGCGATGAACTGGACGCGGTTCTCCGACGCATTGACGAAGACGGTCTTCTCTCTCCACTTCAAGTGATCCAGGCACTGAGTAACAACGCCGTGGTATCGATGGGCCGCGTTAAGAAGTACCTGAGCGAGAACATTGACCGTGAACGCAAGGACATCAACAAC AACCGCCGCTTAATCACAAGCTACAAATCCGAAACCTCTACAAAGCAAAAAGAACTCGAGTCCCTCTCCACTCAACCCGTCGTCTTCCAATCGCGCCGCTGCCAAGCCTGCGGTGGATCCCTGGACCTACCAGCCGTGCATTTTCTCTGCAAACACTCCTTCCACGAGCGGTGTCTCAACAagatcgacgacgacgccCAATGCCCCGTCTGTGCCCCGACTAACGACACGCTCCGcgccatccgccagcggcagGTTGAGTCTGCGGATCAGCATGATCTCTTCCGCGGAGAGCTGTCGCGCTCGCGGGATGGATTTGGCGTTGTGAGTGAGTTTTTTGGGAGGGGGGTTATGCGGGCCCAGAGTACGATGGAGCGGTGA
- a CDS encoding uncharacterized protein (ID:PFLUO_007441-T1.cds;~source:funannotate), translating into MAWDHLDIDKPHLAYMILGGFTGLFMLCSLFVKEKLYIGEATVATICGIIFGPSAANLFNPREWGNVDKITLECSRIVLVVQCFAVGVELPKAYMERHWKSVVLLLLPVMTWGWLMTSLFIWWLVPPLNWLESLVCAACVTATDPVLASSVVGKGKFAKRVPKHLRDLLSAESGCNDGMAFPFIYLAFYILRYRPDAGEVSLNWFCVTILYECIFGAVYGFLIGYGARHAIKLAERSGLIDRESFLVFYFVLAVFCAGSGSLLGMDDLLIGFSCGVGFSNDGWFTEKTEESHVSNVIDLLLNLAYFVYFGSIIPWADYNSPEIGLVPWRLVVIALLVIFFRRIPIMLLLKPIIPDVKTWREALFAGHFGPIGVGAIFAAILARAELENDSTNPLPQSELPKEGSKNYYIIQLIWPITTFMVISSILVHGSSIAVFTLGKRINTLTITLSYTQANEEGPSWMNRLPRVQSLAKGSMSFRKTDELDAPSEEKLPEYAPGTLPPIGIPGNFLRRVRDDDNEVQRTESPNQASMRRRRRSKRHADAGGPISQSAIAPVARLETESDEEKNELEDRDHVERGTSPPTAERDRYGREPEMEVYQEGHKMVIEDEEGNVLKTEDTSNLSPEEQQQHIEEQRTRLMKDSSGEFAPSRSQPHEKNEGEEIQHVVSETAGQPYQKLKKWTNWTSLGKGRAKEKEEGPSQKKPAPTPKQKARSAHAYQFGNTIIVEDEDGEVLKKYTIPGGERDKTKPKPNPEAEAGPSSQAPLRRGLTRMGTWLGKEEEGEGSQAWPGQKKKAAPRTDTEDWAMDDGLRFTVAQNQDISAHGVGFGHAGRRMNKREFFEQLRGMDARARRDLVQQTDAPPSVQQVAQHDADKEETHERRLSLAAAAATSTAASGAIPDAVEENLSAESVTGSEASEEDSENRGNAPSPSVAASLARFTRGTSAQERRSNLSPEPPARARVRRDSDDDGTERIPPSRLRQAAGLSAPPRQADDDTGETPAERRRRQAALGEIGNDSASDSDAAIEDSDSEDDGEPRQVPNNKVQFANDIQAGSRFSPAADQSSPSGSGSGSQSTSRHRPRISWGGEMGRDK; encoded by the coding sequence ATGGCGTGGGATCACCTGGACATCGACAAGCCGCATCTGGCGTACATGATCCTCGGCGGCTTCACGGGCCTGTTCATGCTGTGCTCGCTGTTTGTGAAGGAGAAACTCTACATCGGTGAAGCTACAGTTGCCACCATCTGCGGCATCATCTTTGGCCCCAGTGCGGCCAACCTCTTCAATCCACGCGAGTGGGGGAATGTCGACAAGATCACGCTCGAATGCTCGCGCATTGTCCTGGTGGTGCAGTGTTtcgccgtcggcgtcgaGTTGCCCAAAGCCTACATGGAGCGACACTGGAAGTCCgtcgtgctgctgctcctcccTGTCATGACCTGGGGCTGGCTGATGACCAGTCTGTTTATCTGGTGGTTGGTGCCGCCGTTGAACTGGCTTGAGAGCTTGGTCTGCGCCGCCTGTGTCACCGCGACCGATCCCGTCTTGGCTTCGTCCGTCGTCGGTAAGGGCAAGTTCGCCAAGCGAGTCCCTAAGCACTTGCGGGATCTGCTGTCAGCGGAGTCGGGATGTAACGACGGCATGGCCTTTCCGTTCATCTACCTCGCCTTCTATATTTTACGCTACCGACCGGATGCCGGAGAAGTCTCGCTGAACTGGTTCTGTGTGACGATCTTGTACGAATGTATCTTCGGCGCCGTCTATGGATTTCTGATCGGCTACGGGGCGCGTCATGCGATTAAATTGGCGGAGCGCAGCGGTCTGATTGACCGTGAGAGTTTCCTGGTGTTCTATTTTGTTCTGGCGGTTTTCTGCGCTGGATCGGGTAGTTTGCTTGGTATGGACGATCTGCTGATCGGATTCTCCTGCGGTGTCGGCTTCAGTAATGACGGCTGGTTCACGGAAAAAACTGAGGAGTCACACGTTTCCAATGTCATTGATCTGCTACTCAATCTGGCATACTTTGTCTACTTTGGGTCCATCATACCATGGGCCGACTACAACTCCCCCGAAATTGGGTTGGTCCCCTggaggctggtggtgattgCGCTcttggtcatcttcttccgccgcaTTCCGATCATGCTTCTACTAAAACCGATCATACCGGATGTCAAAACGTGGCGTGAGGCGCTTTTTGCCGGCCATTTCGGTCCCATTGGTGTCGGTGCCATTTTTGCGGCGATCCTCGCCCGAGCCGAATTGGAAAACGACAGTACCAACCCCCTGCCTCAAAGTGAACTGCCGAAAGAAGGGTCCAAAAACTACTACATCATACAATTGATTTGGCCCATCACCACTTTCATGGTCATATCCTCCATCCTGGTGCACGGGTCATCCATTGCGGTGTTCACGCTGGGCAAACGCATCAACACCTTGACCATCACGCTCTCCTACACTCAAGCCAACGAGGAGGGTCCTTCTTGGATGAACCGGCTGCCCAGGGTACAGTCGCTGGCGAAGGGATCCATGTCATTCCGAAAGACCGACGAGTTGGATGCACCGTccgaggagaagctgccCGAGTATGCTCCTGGGACGTTGCCTCCCATCGGTATACCCGGCAATTTCCTTCGACGCGTGCGTGACGATGACAATGAGGTTCAAAGAACCGAATCACCCAACCAGGCGTCGATGAGAAGGAGACGCCGTAGTAAGCGTCATGCAGATGCTGGTGGCCCGATCAGTCAGTCGGCCATCGCACCAGTCGCGCGCCTTGAGACCGAATccgatgaagagaagaatgagCTCGAAGATCGCGATCATGTTGAGCGCGGAACCTCTCCACCGACTGCTGAACGAGACCGGTACGGTCGCGAGCCTGAGATGGAGGTTTACCAAGAGGGCCATAAAATGGTCatcgaggatgaagaaggcaaCGTGCTCAAGACCGAAGATACCAGTAACCTAAGTCCCGAggaacaacaacaacataTTGAGGAGCAGCGCACGCGCCTAATGAAAGATTCTTCTGGGGAGTTTGCCCCCTCTCGGAGTCAACCACACGAGAAGaacgaaggagaagaaatCCAGCATGTTGTCAGCGAGACGGCCGGTCAACCATATCAGAAACTTAAGAAGTGGACCAACTGGACCAGCCTGGGCAAGGGCCGCGcgaaggagaaagaggaggggCCAAGTCAGAAGAAGCCAGCGCCTACACCCAAGCAAAAAGCTCGGTCTGCTCATGCATACCAATTTGGTAACACTATCAtcgttgaggatgaggatggtgaaGTTCTGAAGAAATACACTATCCCGGGCGGCGAGCGCGATAAGACCAAGCCCAAACCTAATCCCGAGGCTGAAGCTGGACCCTCTTCACAGGCGCCACTCCGGCGCGGTCTGACCCGTATGGGCACGTGGTTGGGcaaagaggaggaaggggaaggcTCACAGGCCTGGCcgggccagaagaagaaggccgcaCCGAGAACCGACACGGAAGATTGGGCAATGGACGACGGACTACGGTTTACGGTCGCACAGAATCAGGATATTAGCGCCCATGGCGTTGGCTTCGGccatgctggccgccgcATGAACAAACGGGAATTCTTCGAGCAGCTGAGAGGCATGGATGCCCGGGCCCGCCGCGATCTGGTCCAGCAAACGGACGCACCGCCCTCCGTCCAACAAGTCGCCCAACACGATGccgacaaggaagagacCCATGAACGTCGTCTCTCCCTGGCAGCAGCCGCGGCTACTAGTACAGCCGCCTCTGGCGCCATTCCGGATGCAGTGGAGGAAAATCTCTCGGCCGAGTCCGTCACAGGCAGCGAAGCGAGCGAGGAGGATTCCGAAAACCGCGGCAACGCGCCCAGCCCCAGCGTGGCAGCCTCGCTCGCCAGGTTCACCCGCGGTACCTCTGCCCAAGAACGGCGCAGCAATCTCAGTCCCGAGCCACCGGCTCGAGCGCGTGTGCGTCGTgattccgacgacgacggcacCGAGCGCATCCCACCgtctcgtcttcgccaaGCAGCCGGCCTCAGCGCTCCACCACGCCAGGCCGACGATGATACAGGCGAGACCCCCGCCGagcgtcgtcgtcgtcaagCTGCACTGGGTGAGATAGGCAACGATTCCGCGTCTGATTCAGATGCCGCTATTGAGGAttccgacagcgaggacGATGGCGAGCCTCGCCAGGTGCCCAACAATAAGGTGCAGTTCGCCAACGATATCCAGGCCGGAAGTCGTTTCAGCCCGGCCGCGGACCAATCCTCGCCGTCTGGATCTGGGTCTGGCTCTCAGTCGACTAgtcgccatcgcccgcgTATTTCATGGGGTGGCGAGATGGGCCGTGATAAGTGA
- a CDS encoding uncharacterized protein (ID:PFLUO_007442-T1.cds;~source:funannotate) yields MSLFGTSPDEPSAANSAQRSKSSLFADDQGTGASSSLFADDDGEDSSPSAWNPTNNTAKRTARRDLLRNLLPATDVPESYVDAYDLVLNSGDRVGSGVGLTSIREILSSSGLAASDQGKILNLVISGDHESFNGLGRNEFNVLLALVGLAQEGEDLSFDAVDDRRKKLPLPKSGYFDQLRTNREPPSKPEQERPVTPPTSAPAPQEPGSTRSQRLKRNSLGGLESDPWASPELHQGHHHETADNRGLNGYSSVRSTTNAWSRGHTDETGQDEVPGEHANGQTDPVPPSSGGGWGASFGATTPGDGGFGGAERAALGGFGPPGDDPGDIVPRRRSLGIGRSANLQVEETITVTLLPEKEGMFMFQHRNYEVKSARRGSTVVRRYSDFVWLLDCLQKRFPFRQLPLLPPKRVSVNGTHLSADSNSFLEKRRRGLVRFTNALVRHPVLGQEQLVVMFLTVPTELSIWRKQATISVQDEFVGRSLPSDLEDSLPVTLTDTFETVRSGVKRSAEVYINLCTLLERLSKRNDGLAADHLRFSLALQSLTEVTKDTYAVDTNDIPALNEGITATARHLSTSQSLLEDEARAWSDGVLEDLKQQRDCLVSVREMFDRRDRLAHNNIPQLERRIETNERKLQDLRARPAGAAKPGEIEKVEDAIFKDKESIVEQHARGVFIKECTRDELVHFQRSQYHISRLHQDWSQERVKYSELQADNWRRLSDEIEGMPVGE; encoded by the exons ATGTCTTTGTTCGGCACCTCCCCGGACGAACCCTCTGCGGCCAACTCCGCTCAGAGATCCAAGTCGTCCCTCTTCGCCGACGACCAAGGCACCGGTGCCTCCTCGTCCCTCTTCGCAgacgatgacggcgaagacAGCTCCCCCTCCGCATGGAATCCTACGAACAATACCGCCAAACGAACCGCGCGGCGTGACCTCCTCCGAAACCTACTGCCCGCGACCGATGTGCCGGAGAGCTACGTCGATGCTTACGATCTGGTCCTGAACAGCGGCGACAGGGTCGGCTCGGGCGTCGGATTGACCTCCATCCGCGAAATCCTATCTAGCAGTGGACTCGCTGCATCTGACCAAGGGAAAATCCTCAACCTGGTGATATCGGGGGACCATGAGAGCTTCAATGGACTGGGGCGCAATGAGTTCAATGTCTTGTTGGCGCTGGTGGGCCTAGCGCAGGAAGGCGAAGATCTGTCCTTTGACGCGGTGGATGATCGTCGCAAAA AACTGCCTCTGCCGAAAAGTGGCTACTTTGATCAACTGCGAACGAACCGCGAGCCTCCCTCTAAGCCCGAGCAAGAACGCCCAGTTACTCCGCCGACttcagccccagcaccgcAAGAGCCAGGCTCGACACGGTCGCAACGGTTAAAACGGAATTCACTAGGCGGGCTAGAGTCGGATCCGTGGGCGAGCCCGGAGCTACATCAGGGCCACCATCATGAAACCGCGGACAACCGTGGGTTGAATGGCTACTCAAGCGTACGATCTACAACGAACGCCTGGTCGAGAGGGCACACCGACGAAACTGGACAAGATGAGGTACCGGGCGAACATGCCAACGGCCAAACCGATCCCGtgccgcccagctccggAGGCGGGTGGGGCGCCAGTTTTGGCGCCACAACCCCGGGTGATGGTGGATTTGGCGGCGCAGAGCGTGCGGCACTGGGAGGGTTTGGCCCTCCGGGTGATGACCCTGGTGACATCGTGCCTCGACGACGGTCACTTGGGATTGGCCGTTCTGCCAATCTGCAAGTTGAGGAGACCATCACCGTCACTCTCCTGCCAGAAAAGGAGGGCATGTTTATGTTCCAGCATCGCAACTACGAGGTCAAGTCGGCACGGCGAGGCAGTACGGTAGTCCGGCGATACAGCGATTTCGTGTGGCTGTTGGACTGTCTGCAAAAGCGCTTTCCCTTCCGACAATTGCCGCTTCTTCCACCGAAGCGTGTGTCAG TTAATGGTACTCACCTTTCAGCGGATTCCAATTCTTTTCTCGAGAAGCGTCGTCGGGGGCTTGTGCGGTTTACCAATGCCCTTGTGCGTCATCCTGTGCTCGGCCAGGAGCAGCTGGTGGTCATGTTTTTGACCGTCCCCACG GAGCTTTCTATATGGCGTAAGCAGGCCACCATTTCTGTCCAGGACGAATTCGTCGGCCGTTCTCTGCCATCAGATCTCGAAGACTCACTGCCGGTGACTCTCACCGACACGTTTGAAACCGTTCGCAGCGGCGTGAAGCGGTCCGCTGAGGTTTACATTAACCTGTGCACCCTGCTTGAGCGCTTGTCCAAGCGCAATGATGGCCTGGCTGCCGACCACCTGCGGTTCTCGCTTGCCTTGCAGTCCCTCACCGAGGTCACCAAGGACACTTACGCAGTCGACACCAATGATATCCCGGCGCTCAACGAGGGTATCACGGCGACCGCGCGTCATCTCTCCACCAGCCAGAGCTTGTTGGAGGACGAAGCTCGGGCCTGGTCGGAcggggtgctggaggactTGAAGCAGCAGCGAGACTGCCTGGTCAGCGTACGCGAAATGTTCGATCGGCGGGACCGCCTCGCCCACAACAACATCCCCCAGCTGGAGCGGCGCATTGAAACCAACGAACGTAAACTGCAAGACCTTCGCGCGCGTCCCGCGGGGGCCGCCAAGCCAGGGGAGATTGAAAAGGTGGAagatgccatcttcaag GACAAGGAATCGATCGTGGAACAACATGCGCGGGGGGTGTTTATCAAGGAATGCACTCGTGACGAACTCGTGCATTTCCAACGGAGCCAGTACCATATCAGCCGCCTGCACCAGGATTGGAGCCAGGAGCGCGTCAAGTACTCCGAGTTGCAGGCGGACAATTGGCGCAGACTGAGTGACGAGATCGAGGGTATGCCGGTTGGGGAGTAG